A region of Legionella donaldsonii DNA encodes the following proteins:
- a CDS encoding class I SAM-dependent methyltransferase codes for MLIKYEASALSFEDLKTRFYALDDWFNSPQGIHLGHAFIAELAHLSDFLYGTTLLQLGNCGDNLWLQALHYSHKWLVTPYLNPAKSTLVSSFTQLPLDRESVDCVIAPLTLEAFTHQKNPLDEIDRVLKPMGYAVFFGINPMSSWGVKMHLGSLPCFGAYAGKSMSAFFVKRAMVHRGYVLCNLSSFYYIPPVKKEKWLHKLEILNELGKMIWPCPPGFYCLVAQKQQEAHPDVLLETASEDELLLTNRVPLQPI; via the coding sequence TTGCTTATTAAATATGAGGCGAGTGCTTTGTCTTTCGAGGATCTGAAAACTAGGTTTTATGCCCTTGATGACTGGTTTAACTCGCCACAGGGCATTCATTTAGGACATGCTTTTATTGCGGAATTAGCCCATCTTAGCGATTTTTTGTATGGGACTACTTTATTACAGCTAGGAAATTGCGGTGATAATTTATGGCTGCAAGCATTGCATTATAGTCATAAATGGTTAGTTACCCCCTACTTAAATCCAGCTAAAAGTACTCTGGTTAGCTCCTTTACTCAATTACCTCTTGATAGAGAGAGTGTCGATTGTGTAATTGCTCCTTTAACCTTAGAAGCTTTTACGCATCAAAAAAACCCATTAGATGAGATTGATAGAGTTCTCAAACCTATGGGATATGCGGTTTTTTTTGGAATTAATCCCATGAGCTCTTGGGGCGTCAAGATGCATCTGGGAAGCTTGCCTTGCTTTGGTGCTTATGCTGGTAAATCAATGTCTGCTTTTTTTGTAAAGAGAGCGATGGTTCATCGTGGTTATGTACTGTGTAATTTATCGAGTTTTTATTACATTCCCCCAGTAAAAAAAGAAAAATGGTTACATAAATTAGAAATACTTAATGAATTAGGTAAAATGATTTGGCCTTGCCCCCCAGGATTTTATTGTTTGGTAGCCCAAAAGCAGCAAGAGGCTCATCCTGATGTGCTTTTGGAAACTGCTTCCGAAGACGAATTGTTACTAACGAATCGGGTGCCGCTGCAACCCATTTAA
- a CDS encoding type II secretion system F family protein — MTKKTNYYQWQGLNRRGEKLTGSLAAPNLSAVKIELRKQGVITKKISKQSFFSCLRINKKITTNDITLFSRQMATLIKAGIPLIQSFETLIKSCSNQAMKNLLQVIKKDIETGLTLTESFRKHPPFFNTLFCNLVDAGEKSGSLELTLTKLAVYKEKMGVIKRGIKKILAYPCAVLSIALFVTVALLIFVIPQFEQLFKTFDAELPLLTRGIIYFSQFFKNYWLISTGTVLGIIYSLFYAFKRSQQFRQWLDKLLLKTPFLGVVLTKIIIARFAWTLSITFAAGLPLLEALKLVAQVTGNSIYTQAVNDVQKEIGNGQQLQTALASKALFPAMVIQMIAVGEESGTLELMLTRIATYYEEEVDSAISTLNNLLEPIIMSLLGLLIGILIIALYLPIFKLGSIV, encoded by the coding sequence ATGACTAAAAAAACAAACTACTATCAATGGCAAGGACTCAACCGCCGTGGAGAAAAACTAACAGGCTCCCTTGCAGCTCCTAATCTTTCAGCAGTTAAAATCGAATTGCGCAAGCAAGGAGTGATTACTAAAAAAATAAGCAAACAATCGTTCTTCTCTTGTCTCCGTATTAATAAAAAAATTACCACAAATGATATCACTTTGTTTAGCCGACAGATGGCAACCCTAATCAAGGCAGGCATACCCTTAATCCAATCCTTTGAAACACTTATTAAGAGCTGTAGCAATCAAGCAATGAAAAATCTACTACAAGTTATTAAAAAAGATATAGAAACTGGACTTACACTCACAGAGTCCTTTCGTAAACATCCACCATTTTTCAATACCTTGTTTTGCAATCTTGTCGATGCCGGAGAAAAATCTGGCTCGCTTGAGCTCACGCTGACTAAACTGGCAGTTTATAAAGAAAAAATGGGTGTCATTAAAAGGGGAATAAAAAAAATACTCGCCTATCCTTGTGCTGTTTTAAGCATAGCTCTATTTGTCACAGTTGCACTGTTAATATTTGTTATTCCACAATTCGAACAATTATTCAAAACCTTTGATGCCGAGCTTCCTTTATTAACACGAGGTATCATTTATTTCTCTCAGTTCTTTAAAAATTACTGGCTTATATCCACTGGAACGGTACTAGGTATTATTTATAGCCTATTCTACGCATTCAAGCGCTCTCAACAATTTCGACAATGGTTAGACAAGCTCTTGCTAAAAACACCTTTTCTTGGAGTTGTTCTTACAAAAATCATTATTGCTCGCTTTGCGTGGACCCTCTCCATTACTTTTGCCGCTGGCCTTCCCTTACTGGAAGCTTTAAAATTGGTTGCGCAAGTAACAGGTAACTCCATCTATACCCAGGCAGTCAATGACGTTCAGAAAGAGATAGGTAACGGTCAACAGTTGCAAACTGCTTTAGCCAGTAAAGCCTTATTTCCCGCAATGGTAATTCAAATGATCGCTGTTGGAGAAGAATCAGGTACTCTCGAGCTGATGCTGACTAGAATAGCTACTTATTATGAAGAAGAGGTAGATAGCGCAATAAGTACTTTAAACAATCTGTTAGAACCTATTATTATGTCACTTTTAGGACTGCTGATAGGTATTTTGATAATTGCCCTGTATCTTCCTATTTTTAAACTTGGCTCAATAGTGTAG
- the pilB gene encoding type IV-A pilus assembly ATPase PilB, with protein MEKTIKPQEQLQGIIQLLVQNKLITTEKALEYQQIAFKNKQTLLQYLISEQLFCAQKLAQAIAEHYSVPFIDLDSIDINSISHTLINEHLIRRHHIVPLFIRCNRLLLATDDPGKPFLLKEIQFHAELPVSIVVVESDKLGKLINKILSEKEKHTPPVALTYLENYAEPEELAPAIQFVNHCLQDAISKRASDIHFEPYEHQYRIRYRRDGLLFEATSPPLNLTNQITSRIKVMANLDISERRVPQDGHFKMKISHTRTIDCRVNTCPTIYGEKIVIRVLEQALPQLGIDALGFNTVQKKQFLNAITQPQGLILVTGPTGSGKTISLYSALALLNSEERNISTVEDPVEIKIPGINQVNINTKAGLTFPTILRAFLRQDPDVIMVGEIRDLETAEIAIKAAQTGHLVLSTLHTNSAAETLNRLLNMGILPFNIACTIRLVVAQRLVRRLCLYCKLIRNDIPSDDLIKLGFHKKELYTLQLYKSGSCKQCINGYYGQIALLELLPMTQTITELVMAGGNSVGILQQAQREGMITIYQSGLEKIKQGLTTIEEVQRVALSNV; from the coding sequence ATGGAAAAGACAATAAAGCCACAGGAACAATTACAAGGAATTATCCAATTACTCGTACAAAATAAACTTATCACGACTGAAAAAGCACTTGAATATCAACAAATTGCTTTTAAAAACAAACAAACTTTATTGCAATATTTAATTAGCGAGCAATTATTTTGTGCGCAAAAACTTGCGCAAGCAATAGCAGAACATTATTCCGTTCCCTTCATCGATCTGGATAGTATTGACATCAATTCTATCTCTCACACCCTGATTAATGAACATTTAATTCGCCGCCACCATATCGTGCCGCTTTTTATTCGTTGCAATCGCTTATTGCTCGCCACGGATGATCCTGGTAAGCCATTTTTATTAAAAGAAATTCAATTTCATGCAGAGCTCCCTGTCTCCATCGTAGTCGTTGAAAGCGATAAACTCGGTAAATTGATTAACAAGATACTGTCAGAAAAAGAAAAACACACCCCACCAGTTGCCCTGACCTATTTAGAAAATTATGCAGAACCTGAAGAGTTAGCCCCAGCCATTCAATTTGTCAATCATTGTTTACAGGATGCAATTAGTAAAAGAGCATCTGATATTCATTTTGAACCTTATGAACATCAATATCGCATTCGTTATCGTCGAGACGGTTTGTTATTCGAAGCAACATCACCGCCCCTTAACCTAACCAATCAGATTACATCCCGCATTAAGGTAATGGCTAATCTTGATATTTCTGAGCGTCGCGTCCCACAAGATGGGCATTTTAAAATGAAAATATCCCATACTCGCACGATTGATTGTCGGGTAAATACTTGCCCTACCATTTATGGTGAAAAAATTGTTATAAGAGTACTTGAGCAAGCACTTCCGCAGTTAGGCATTGATGCACTAGGATTTAACACGGTTCAAAAAAAACAATTTTTAAACGCTATAACACAACCACAAGGTCTGATCCTGGTAACCGGACCTACAGGCAGCGGTAAAACAATTTCCCTTTATTCAGCACTTGCCCTGTTAAACAGTGAAGAAAGAAATATCTCAACGGTGGAAGATCCTGTGGAAATTAAAATACCAGGGATTAACCAAGTTAATATTAATACCAAGGCTGGTTTAACCTTCCCTACCATCTTACGTGCTTTTTTACGACAAGACCCTGATGTTATTATGGTTGGTGAAATTCGTGATCTTGAGACAGCCGAAATCGCTATTAAAGCAGCTCAAACTGGCCATCTTGTTTTATCTACCTTACATACAAATAGTGCTGCTGAAACACTGAACCGCTTACTCAATATGGGTATCCTGCCTTTCAATATTGCTTGCACTATTCGTTTAGTAGTTGCGCAACGTTTAGTAAGACGCTTATGTCTTTATTGCAAACTGATACGCAATGATATTCCTTCGGATGATTTAATAAAACTAGGTTTTCATAAGAAAGAACTCTATACACTCCAATTGTATAAATCAGGCAGCTGTAAGCAATGTATCAATGGTTATTACGGCCAAATAGCGTTATTAGAATTACTTCCCATGACCCAAACAATAACAGAACTTGTTATGGCCGGAGGAAATTCAGTAGGTATTCTCCAACAAGCGCAACGTGAAGGCATGATCACTATCTATCAATCAGGTCTTGAAAAAATAAAGCAAGGGCTTACCACGATAGAAGAGGTTCAACGAGTAGCCTTGAGTAATGTATGA
- a CDS encoding hypoxanthine-guanine phosphoribosyltransferase, protein MSIPSKIKEVYEKSSCLFTTKEVEAALDRMAINIHEQLQDKNPVLLCVMIGGLVPMGNLLPRLDFPLEVDYIHATRYRGEITGGELHWKVKPSTDLTGRTVLVVDDILDGGVTLAAIIEEVKLMGAAEVYCAVLVDKYHKRVPNGLKKADFVGLQVDDHYIFGYGMDYNEYLRNAPGIFVVAPEHDN, encoded by the coding sequence ATGTCTATTCCAAGTAAAATCAAAGAGGTTTATGAGAAATCAAGTTGCCTATTTACTACTAAAGAAGTTGAGGCAGCTCTAGATCGAATGGCGATTAATATTCATGAGCAGTTACAGGATAAAAATCCTGTTCTTTTGTGTGTGATGATTGGCGGATTAGTCCCTATGGGAAATTTGTTGCCACGCCTTGATTTCCCTTTAGAAGTCGATTACATCCACGCTACACGTTATCGGGGTGAAATTACAGGTGGGGAGTTGCATTGGAAGGTCAAGCCTAGTACTGACTTGACCGGAAGAACAGTTTTAGTTGTTGATGATATTCTTGATGGCGGTGTTACCTTGGCAGCAATTATTGAGGAAGTCAAGCTGATGGGGGCTGCAGAAGTCTATTGTGCGGTATTAGTCGACAAATACCACAAGCGTGTACCTAATGGTTTAAAGAAAGCTGATTTTGTGGGTTTACAAGTCGATGATCATTATATTTTTGGATACGGTATGGATTACAATGAGTATCTAAGAAATGCGCCGGGTATTTTTGTTGTTGCTCCTGAGCATGATAATTAA
- a CDS encoding DUF1820 family protein: protein MSKKSLYRITFANQEAIYEIYARKVCESEMFGFLEVEDFVFGENTSLVVDPSEERLKVEFNDVKRTYIPMHSVFRIDEVSKQGAAKVRDKSKDEGKVSMFPVSGKRKD from the coding sequence ATGTCAAAAAAATCACTTTATCGTATAACTTTCGCAAATCAGGAAGCAATTTATGAGATTTACGCGCGTAAAGTTTGTGAAAGTGAAATGTTCGGTTTTCTCGAAGTTGAGGATTTTGTTTTTGGTGAGAATACATCCTTGGTTGTCGATCCCTCTGAAGAGCGTTTAAAGGTAGAATTTAATGATGTGAAGCGTACTTACATTCCAATGCACTCTGTTTTTCGTATTGATGAAGTGAGTAAACAGGGGGCTGCGAAAGTTAGAGATAAATCGAAAGATGAAGGTAAGGTAAGCATGTTTCCAGTTTCTGGTAAACGTAAAGATTAA
- a CDS encoding omptin family outer membrane protease, giving the protein MQNNKVVMLALIALPLTFSLNANASTGSTDYSFNGLSLSASLGSLSGKSQEYVYDSESGRKMSQLDWRIKNAPIVNGEVNYDFLSWLSLNGRGWVTLGKSKTTMDDYDWLDPFQSNWTDWSHHENTHLNYGNELDLNLRAWIMQKQNYKLGLVAGYQRNSYSWRAVGGCYQYENGSEIGCFVNDDGGIGYQQKFNTPYVGLSGKYVINNFEFNALLKFSDWANAQDRDEHYSRGLTFKEHGQNSKLYSATIDAGYHFTQSTKLFAAASYNHYSKGLADTEIIDNMTGERAYFNNAAGIANKSYIISLGIQYLFG; this is encoded by the coding sequence ATGCAAAATAATAAAGTAGTTATGTTGGCTCTTATCGCCCTACCGTTGACTTTTTCTCTGAATGCCAATGCCTCTACAGGTTCAACCGATTATAGTTTTAATGGTTTGTCTCTTAGTGCCTCACTGGGAAGCTTATCCGGCAAATCACAAGAATACGTTTATGATTCGGAGAGTGGTAGAAAAATGAGTCAATTGGACTGGCGGATAAAAAACGCACCTATCGTTAACGGTGAAGTCAATTATGATTTCCTATCCTGGCTTAGTCTCAATGGTAGAGGGTGGGTTACTCTGGGTAAAAGCAAAACAACAATGGATGATTATGATTGGCTGGATCCTTTTCAATCTAATTGGACGGATTGGTCTCATCATGAAAACACCCACCTTAATTATGGTAATGAACTGGATTTGAATCTACGAGCATGGATAATGCAAAAACAAAACTATAAGTTAGGTCTTGTCGCAGGGTATCAAAGAAATAGCTATAGTTGGCGTGCAGTTGGTGGCTGCTATCAGTATGAAAACGGTAGTGAGATAGGTTGTTTTGTAAATGATGACGGGGGAATAGGTTATCAACAAAAATTTAATACTCCTTATGTAGGGTTATCAGGAAAATATGTAATCAATAATTTTGAGTTTAATGCTCTGCTTAAATTTAGTGATTGGGCTAATGCGCAAGATCGAGATGAACACTACTCTCGTGGCCTAACCTTCAAAGAGCATGGGCAAAATTCAAAGTTATATTCAGCAACGATTGATGCAGGGTATCATTTTACTCAAAGTACGAAGCTTTTCGCCGCAGCCTCCTATAATCACTATTCAAAGGGACTAGCTGATACTGAGATAATAGACAACATGACTGGCGAGCGCGCTTATTTCAATAATGCAGCTGGTATTGCCAATAAAAGCTATATCATCTCATTAGGGATCCAATATCTTTTTGGATAA
- a CDS encoding prepilin peptidase yields the protein MLNQLQIIHSPTTYILLALFSLAIGSFLNVLIYRLPRMIQAEWKKECRQILNMSPELSEKINLFLPRSFCPACKAMIPAIHNLPLLSYLFLGGRCRQCKHSISPRYPLVESLSCLLALLAAWHFDFNLTLVFALLFIWFSISLFFIDLQHQLLPDSLTLGLLWLGLIANTQSLFTSLSDAVLSAACAYLCLWLFIQIFYLCTGKIGMGHGDFKLFAAFGAWFGWTQLPLILLFASLSGILIGVIYLKAKGKTTKNTPIPFGPFLCIAGLVSLFCGKSFINWYLTFLFN from the coding sequence ATGCTTAATCAATTGCAAATTATTCATTCCCCAACAACTTACATCTTGCTTGCCCTGTTTTCTTTGGCTATAGGCAGCTTTTTAAATGTTCTTATTTATCGTTTACCTCGAATGATTCAGGCTGAGTGGAAGAAAGAATGTCGTCAAATACTGAACATGTCTCCAGAATTAAGCGAAAAAATAAATTTATTTTTGCCTCGCTCATTCTGTCCTGCCTGCAAGGCAATGATCCCCGCAATACATAATCTTCCATTGCTTAGTTACTTATTCTTAGGTGGCCGTTGCAGGCAATGCAAACACTCCATTTCACCACGCTATCCCTTGGTTGAAAGCCTCAGTTGTTTACTTGCTCTATTAGCTGCCTGGCATTTCGATTTTAATTTAACCTTGGTTTTCGCACTGTTATTTATCTGGTTTAGTATTAGCTTATTCTTTATTGATCTCCAGCATCAACTCTTACCAGATAGTCTAACTTTAGGCCTACTTTGGCTAGGCTTAATCGCTAATACGCAATCGCTTTTTACGTCTTTATCAGACGCCGTTTTAAGTGCTGCCTGTGCTTATCTATGCCTGTGGCTATTTATTCAAATCTTTTATTTATGTACTGGTAAAATAGGAATGGGGCACGGTGATTTTAAATTATTTGCCGCATTTGGTGCCTGGTTTGGCTGGACTCAGTTACCCCTTATTTTATTATTTGCTTCCTTAAGTGGTATCCTAATAGGAGTTATCTATCTAAAAGCCAAAGGAAAAACAACAAAAAATACACCAATTCCCTTTGGTCCCTTTCTCTGTATTGCTGGCCTCGTCTCGCTATTTTGTGGAAAGTCTTTTATAAATTGGTATTTAACTTTTCTCTTTAACTAA